Proteins encoded within one genomic window of Argiope bruennichi chromosome 7, qqArgBrue1.1, whole genome shotgun sequence:
- the LOC129975784 gene encoding beta-1,3-galactosyltransferase 5-like, whose product MKKIGRLRIKRIIFIIFFLFSSAVILSKVITKDPTKDDPEIFSLPPAEEPVFQLPNTPVIVPPYSQWIAKPCKEPQPTVLAIVHSSPSHLLHRRAIRQTWGSFPPGQNMTIKTVFVVGRSKLPKIQQRLEREAGQHGDIVALEMIDSYTNLTAKHLAGLRWGLKNCPRVAYIMKADDDALIDVRRAIKVLQSGSLGRNMLACRIVPEGTSPRRSGKWMVTRQDYPYQEYPEYCSGLAYFGTMSAMAGMYQAATSGKMPYLWIDDVFLTGFAATQAGVKRLDMSVWFARTDQDIIKWMKNGNGERHFPWIVAEMSPRYWPTDALSLWNRIKQANNGIPELTTEFNSLEQK is encoded by the coding sequence ATGAAAAAGATTGGTCGCCtacgaataaaaagaattattttcattatttttttccttttctcttcTGCTGTGATACTTTCAAAGGTAATTACTAAAGACCCCACAAAAGATGATCCTGAGATTTTCTCTTTACCACCCGCGGAAGAACCAGTTTTCCAACTCCCCAACACACCTGTGATCGTTCCACCGTACTCTCAATGGATTGCAAAGCCTTGCAAAGAACCTCAACCGACTGTATTGGCGATTGTGCATTCGTCTCCATCTCATCTGCTGCACAGAAGAGCTATCCGTCAAACATGGGGTTCTTTTCCACCCGGTCAGAATATGACAATCAAAACAGTGTTCGTGGTTGGGAGATCCAAACTTCCCAAGATCCAACAGCGCTTGGAGAGAGAAGCAGGACAACATGGCGACATCGTGGCTTTAGAAATGATAGACTCTTACACCAACTTAACCGCCAAACACCTTGCTGGTTTGCGTTGGGGTCTGAAGAATTGTCCAAGAGTCGCTTATATCATGAAAGCAGATGATGACGCATTGATAGATGTTCGACGTGCTATAAAAGTCCTACAATCCGGTTCTTTGGGTAGAAATATGCTAGCATGTCGCATTGTTCCAGAAGGTACTAGTCCCAGACGTTCCGGAAAATGGATGGTTACTCGACAAGATTATCCATATCAGGAATATCCCGAATATTGCAGTGGCCTGGCTTATTTTGGGACAATGTCGGCAATGGCTGGAATGTATCAGGCTGCGACATCAGGCAAAATGCCTTATCTATGGATCGATGATGTGTTCCTGACGGGATTTGCTGCCACACAGGCTGGAGTCAAGAGGCTCGATATGAGTGTGTGGTTCGCTCGAACTGATCAAGATATTATAAAGTGGATGAAAAATGGCAATGGAGAACGACATTTTCCTTGGATTGTAGCTGAAATGAGTCCCCGCTATTGGCCAACGGATGCTCTTTCTCTCTGGAATCGAATTAAACAAGCAAATAATGGAATACCAGAGCTTACTACGGAATTTAATTCTTTAGAACAGAAATGA